One genomic segment of Gorilla gorilla gorilla isolate KB3781 chromosome 23, NHGRI_mGorGor1-v2.1_pri, whole genome shotgun sequence includes these proteins:
- the SGSM3 gene encoding small G protein signaling modulator 3 isoform X8, with translation MEDAPQRLRWQAHLEFTHNHDVGDLTWDKIAVSLPRSEKLRSLVLAGIPHGMRPQLWMRLSGALQKKRNSELSYREIVKNSSNDETIAAKQIEKDLLRTMPSNACFASMGSIGVPRLRRVLRALAWLYPEIGYCQGTGMVAACLLLFLEEEDAFWMMSAIIEDLLPASYFSTTLLGVQTDQRVLRHLIVQYLPRLDKLLQEHDIELSLITLHWFLTAFASVVDIKLLLRIWDLFFYEGSRVLFQLTLGMLHLKEEELIQSENSASIFNTLSDIPSQMEDAELLLGVAMRLAGSLTDVAVETQRRKHLAYLIADQGQLLGAGTLTNLSQVVRRRTQRRKSTITALLFGEDDLEALKAKNIKQTELVADLREAILRVARHFQCTDPKNCSVELTPDYSMESHQRDHENYVACSRSHRRRAKALLDFERHDDDELGFRKNDIITIVSQKDEHCWVGELNGLRGWFPAKFVEVLDERSKEYSIAGDDSVTEGVTDLVRGTLCPALKALFEHGLKKPSLLGGACHPWLFIEEAAGREVERDFASVYSRLVLCKTFRLDEDGKVLTPEELLYRAVQSVNVTHDAVHAQMDVKLRSLICVGLNQKGLELPLLPTPGHVPSEQVLHLWLEVLCSSLPTVEKWYQPWSFLRSPGWVQIKCELRVLCCFAFSLSQDWELPAKREVGGVGLVGPALMELPKPFAGWLRWEPEVLVSAVRNYPSHAQGL, from the exons ATGGAGGATGCTCCGCAGAGGCTGCGGTGGCAGGCCCACCTGGAGTTCACCCATAACCACGATGTGGGGGATCTCACCTGGGACAAGATTGCCGTCTCCCTACCCCGCTCTGAGAAGCTCCGCTCCCTGGTGCTGGCCGGCATCCCACATGGCATGAGGCCACAG CTGTGGATGCGGCTCTCTGGGGCCCTGCAGAAGAAGAGGAACTCTGAGCTGTCCTACCGCGAGATTGTGAAGAACAGCTCCAACGATGAGACCATCGCTGCCAAGCAG ATCGAGAAGGACCTGCTCCGCACCATGCCCAGCAACGCCTGCTTCGCCAGCATGGGTAGCATCGGGGTGCCCCGCCTGCGCAGGGTGCTCCGGGCCCTGGCCTGGCTCTACCCAGAGATCGGCTACTGCCAGGGCACCGGCATG GTGGCCGCCTGCCTCCTGCtgttcctggaggaggaggacgcCTTCTGGATGATGTCTGCCATCATCGAGGACCTGCTCCCCGCCTCCTACTTCAGCACCACCCTGCTGGGTGTCCAGACTGACCAGCGGGTCCTGCGCCACCTCATTGTCCAGTACCTGCCTCGCCTGGACAAGCTGCTCCAGGAGCATGACATTG AGCTGTCCCTGATCACACTGCACTGGTTCCTCACGGCCTTCGCCAGCGTGGTGGACATCAAGCTGCTCCTGCGCATCTGGGACCTGTTTTTCTACGAGGGCTCCCGGGTGCTGTTCCAGCTCACACTGGGCATGCTGCACCTCAAG GAGGAAGAGCTGATCCAGTCAGAGAACTCGGCCTCCATCTTCAACACGCTATCGGATATCCCGTCGCAGATGGAGGACGCGGAGCTGCTTCTGGGGGTGGCCATGCGGCTGGCCGGCTCCCTCACCGATGTGGCCGTGGAGACTCAGCGCCGCAAGCACCTGGCCTATCTCATTGCAGACCAGGGCCAGCTCCTGGGGGCCGGCACCCTCACCAACCTCTCTCAG GTTGTTCGCCGCAGGACCCAGCGGAGGAAGTCCACCATCACTGCTCTGCTCTTCG GGGAGGATGACCTGGAGGCACTCAAGGCCAAGAACATCAAGCAGACGGAACTGGTGGCTGACCTCCGGGAAGCCATCCTGCGCGTGGCACGCCACTTCCAGTGCACAGACCCCAAAAACTGCAGCGTG GAGCTGACTCCAGACTACAGCATGGAGAGCCACCAGCGGGACCACGAGAACTACGTGGCGTGCTCACGCAGCCACCGGCGCCGAGCCAAGGCCCTGCTGGACTTTGAGCGGCACGACGACGACGAGCTGGGCTTCCGCAAGAACGACATCATCACA ATCGTGTCTCAGAAGGACGAGCACTGCTGGGTGGGGGAGCTCAACGGCCTGCGAG GCTGGTTTCCAGCCAAGTTCGTGGAAGTCCTGGATGAGCGCAGCAAAGAG TACTCCATCGCGGGGGACGACTCGGTGACGGAGGGGGTCACAGACCTCGTGCGAGGGACCCTCTGCCCGGCCCTTAAGGCCCTGTTCGAACATGGACTGAAGAAGCCATCCCTGCTTGGGGGCGCCTGCCACCCCTGGCTGTTTATCGAGGAG GCTGCAGGCCGGGAGGTCGAGAGAGACTTTGCCTCTGTGTATTCCCGCCTGGTGCTCTGTAAGACCTTCAG GTTGGATGAAGATGGCAAAGTTCTGACCCCGGAGGAGCTGCTCTACCGG GCTGTGCAGTCTGTGAACGTGACCCACGATGCAGTGCATGCACAAATGGATGTGAAGCTCCGCTCACTGATCTGCGTGGGGCTCAA CCAGAAGGGCCTGGAGCTGCCCCTGCTCCCCACTCCTGGCCATGTCCCCAGTGAGCAGGTGCTGCACCTGTGGCTGGAGGTGCTCTGCTCCAGCCTGCCCACCGTGGAGAAGTGGTACCAGCCCTGGTCCTTCCTGCGCAGCCCGGGCTGGGTCCAGATCAAGTGTGAGCTCCG AGTCCTCTGCTGCTTTGCCTTCAGCCTCTCCCAGGACTGGGAGCTCCCTGCGAAGAGAGAGGTGGGTGGTGTGGGCCTCGTAGGGCCTGCACTGATGGAGCTGCCCAAACCGTTCGCGGGGTGGCTAAGGTGGGAACCCGAAGTGCTGGTGTCAGCGGTTAGGAACTACCCCAGCCATGCCCAAGGCCTGTGA
- the SGSM3 gene encoding small G protein signaling modulator 3 isoform X11, producing MPSNACFASMGSIGVPRLRRVLRALAWLYPEIGYCQGTGMVAACLLLFLEEEDAFWMMSAIIEDLLPASYFSTTLLGVQTDQRVLRHLIVQYLPRLDKLLQEHDIELSLITLHWFLTAFASVVDIKLLLRIWDLFFYEGSRVLFQLTLGMLHLKEEELIQSENSASIFNTLSDIPSQMEDAELLLGVAMRLAGSLTDVAVETQRRKHLAYLIADQGQLLGAGTLTNLSQVVRRRTQRRKSTITALLFGEDDLEALKAKNIKQTELVADLREAILRVARHFQCTDPKNCSVELTPDYSMESHQRDHENYVACSRSHRRRAKALLDFERHDDDELGFRKNDIITIVSQKDEHCWVGELNGLRGWFPAKFVEVLDERSKEYSIAGDDSVTEGVTDLVRGTLCPALKALFEHGLKKPSLLGGACHPWLFIEEAAGREVERDFASVYSRLVLCKTFRLDEDGKVLTPEELLYRAVQSVNVTHDAVHAQMDVKLRSLICVGLNQKGLELPLLPTPGHVPSEQVLHLWLEVLCSSLPTVEKWYQPWSFLRSPGWVQIKCELRVLCCFAFSLSQDWELPAKREVGGVGLVGPALMELPKPFAGWLRWEPEVLVSAVRNYPSHAQGL from the exons ATGCCCAGCAACGCCTGCTTCGCCAGCATGGGTAGCATCGGGGTGCCCCGCCTGCGCAGGGTGCTCCGGGCCCTGGCCTGGCTCTACCCAGAGATCGGCTACTGCCAGGGCACCGGCATG GTGGCCGCCTGCCTCCTGCtgttcctggaggaggaggacgcCTTCTGGATGATGTCTGCCATCATCGAGGACCTGCTCCCCGCCTCCTACTTCAGCACCACCCTGCTGGGTGTCCAGACTGACCAGCGGGTCCTGCGCCACCTCATTGTCCAGTACCTGCCTCGCCTGGACAAGCTGCTCCAGGAGCATGACATTG AGCTGTCCCTGATCACACTGCACTGGTTCCTCACGGCCTTCGCCAGCGTGGTGGACATCAAGCTGCTCCTGCGCATCTGGGACCTGTTTTTCTACGAGGGCTCCCGGGTGCTGTTCCAGCTCACACTGGGCATGCTGCACCTCAAG GAGGAAGAGCTGATCCAGTCAGAGAACTCGGCCTCCATCTTCAACACGCTATCGGATATCCCGTCGCAGATGGAGGACGCGGAGCTGCTTCTGGGGGTGGCCATGCGGCTGGCCGGCTCCCTCACCGATGTGGCCGTGGAGACTCAGCGCCGCAAGCACCTGGCCTATCTCATTGCAGACCAGGGCCAGCTCCTGGGGGCCGGCACCCTCACCAACCTCTCTCAG GTTGTTCGCCGCAGGACCCAGCGGAGGAAGTCCACCATCACTGCTCTGCTCTTCG GGGAGGATGACCTGGAGGCACTCAAGGCCAAGAACATCAAGCAGACGGAACTGGTGGCTGACCTCCGGGAAGCCATCCTGCGCGTGGCACGCCACTTCCAGTGCACAGACCCCAAAAACTGCAGCGTG GAGCTGACTCCAGACTACAGCATGGAGAGCCACCAGCGGGACCACGAGAACTACGTGGCGTGCTCACGCAGCCACCGGCGCCGAGCCAAGGCCCTGCTGGACTTTGAGCGGCACGACGACGACGAGCTGGGCTTCCGCAAGAACGACATCATCACA ATCGTGTCTCAGAAGGACGAGCACTGCTGGGTGGGGGAGCTCAACGGCCTGCGAG GCTGGTTTCCAGCCAAGTTCGTGGAAGTCCTGGATGAGCGCAGCAAAGAG TACTCCATCGCGGGGGACGACTCGGTGACGGAGGGGGTCACAGACCTCGTGCGAGGGACCCTCTGCCCGGCCCTTAAGGCCCTGTTCGAACATGGACTGAAGAAGCCATCCCTGCTTGGGGGCGCCTGCCACCCCTGGCTGTTTATCGAGGAG GCTGCAGGCCGGGAGGTCGAGAGAGACTTTGCCTCTGTGTATTCCCGCCTGGTGCTCTGTAAGACCTTCAG GTTGGATGAAGATGGCAAAGTTCTGACCCCGGAGGAGCTGCTCTACCGG GCTGTGCAGTCTGTGAACGTGACCCACGATGCAGTGCATGCACAAATGGATGTGAAGCTCCGCTCACTGATCTGCGTGGGGCTCAA CCAGAAGGGCCTGGAGCTGCCCCTGCTCCCCACTCCTGGCCATGTCCCCAGTGAGCAGGTGCTGCACCTGTGGCTGGAGGTGCTCTGCTCCAGCCTGCCCACCGTGGAGAAGTGGTACCAGCCCTGGTCCTTCCTGCGCAGCCCGGGCTGGGTCCAGATCAAGTGTGAGCTCCG AGTCCTCTGCTGCTTTGCCTTCAGCCTCTCCCAGGACTGGGAGCTCCCTGCGAAGAGAGAGGTGGGTGGTGTGGGCCTCGTAGGGCCTGCACTGATGGAGCTGCCCAAACCGTTCGCGGGGTGGCTAAGGTGGGAACCCGAAGTGCTGGTGTCAGCGGTTAGGAACTACCCCAGCCATGCCCAAGGCCTGTGA